Proteins found in one Lentisphaera araneosa HTCC2155 genomic segment:
- a CDS encoding MipA/OmpV family protein, giving the protein GGAVGWVNSDGGAWLYSTDTVTGGDGFSDVSVSASLSFDLTENLSISPFVSYTALIEDAKDSTGGDNEEIFGGVNLSFSF; this is encoded by the coding sequence CGGTGGTGCAGTTGGTTGGGTCAACAGTGACGGCGGAGCATGGCTCTATAGTACTGATACAGTAACAGGTGGCGACGGTTTCTCAGATGTTTCAGTATCTGCTTCACTTAGTTTCGACCTCACTGAAAACCTCAGTATTTCTCCTTTCGTATCTTACACTGCTCTTATCGAAGACGCTAAAGATTCTACTGGTGGAGACAACGAAGAGATCTTCGGTGGCGTTAACTTAAGCTTCTCTTTCTAA